CTCTTTTCGCCATACAAGTTATCCGTACTGAATCCACCCGTTTGTAATGCCCGCTTCGCGTACAACTCTTGTAGCCAAAAGAAACTCTTCTCTGGTTATTTTTCTGTTTATTTCAGGATACTCTTTCGCGCGGTAAACAGGCACATACTGGCTCATTAAACTAAAATAAACATCTTTCGATAAACTGTTTACCACAAAATCAACAACGACTCGCAACTCCTCAATACCGCCAGGAAAAAGAAGATGCCTTACAATAAGCCCTTTCTTAGCAATACCGTTGTCATTCACTACGAGATTCCCCACCTGATTGTACATCTCTTTTACAGCGGCTTTGGTAATCTCAACATAATTAGGTACTTTGGAATATCTTTCACCTGAAGCATTTGTGCCATATCTGAAGTCAGCGAGATAAATATCAATGAACCCATGTAAAAGCTGCAGGACTTCCACTGATTCATATCCACTCGTATTATAAACGATAGGGAGTGTTAAACCTTTACTCTTCGCAATAGAAAGCGCTTCGGCAATCTGCGGGAAAAAATGCGTCGCAGTGATGAGATTTATATTGGCAGCCCCTTTATTTTGCAATTCCAGCATAATGTTTACAAGGTCTCCTATAGAAATTTCTCTGCCAGAAAAAAGCTGGCTAAAATTATAATTCTGGCAATATACACACTTTAAATTACAATAACTAAAAAAAATGGCACCGGCACCTACATTGCCAACAAGAGGGGGCTCTTCGCCTTTGTAAATAGTGTAAGAAGAAATCTTTAATCTGTTTCCGGCACTGCACGAACCTGTTTCTCCTTCTTTTCGTTTCACGCCGCAATTTAAAGGGCACAGGTAACACGGGGAAAACAGATCATAAAGTTTTTTTACTTTATCTTCTGTCTTCATAAGCTATCTTTTAAAGATTCAATCTGCCTCTTGCTTTCTTCGATAAATTTTTCACGGCGCACAGATTTATTTATTTTAAGAAATCCTTCCGGAATTAAACCAAAATTTGCCCTCATTGGCTGTGGTGTGTCCAACGGATTGTCCACGATAAAGTGAATTAAAGAACCGAGAAGTGTATTCCGTGGTATAGATATGGGATCTTTCTTTAAGGCAATTCTTATAGCATTGATACCAGAAAGCAAACCTGTAGCAATAGATTCAACATATCCTTCAACGCCTGACAGCTGCCCTGCTATCAAAACAAGAGGATTTTTTTTGAGCTGTAAAGTATCTTTAAGGAGTGCCGAACTTTTTATGTACGCATTTTTATGGATAGACCCAAAGCGTATAAACTCAGCGTTGCGAAAACCCGGTATCAGCCGTAATACACGCTCTTGCTCTCCATATCGAAGAGATGTTTGAAAGCCTACAAGTTCATAAAGACTCCCTTCAATGTTTTCTTTTCTGAGCTGAACCACTGCAAAATATTTTTTGTCGAAGCCAACAGGCCTTAGCGGCCCGAAACGCAATGAATCCTTGCCTCTCTTTGCAATTTCTTCGACAGGCAAACACGCATCAAAAAAATGTCCACGCTCAAAATTATGGGGCAAGTGTTGCTCTGCATTGACAAGAGCATTATAAAAAATTTCATACTCTTCCTTTGTCAAAGGAGCATTAAGATAATCAGAACCTTTGCCATATCGTCCGGCAAAAAATAATCTGCTCATATCAAGAGATTCAGCCGTCACAATTGGAGAAATCGCATCATAAAAATAAAGATTTTCAGTTTCCAGCGCCTCGCCGAGGGTTTTAAGAAAAGAAGCAGAGGTAAGCGGCCCTGTCGCTATAACTGTAATTCCATCGGGTATCTTGTTCGCTTCTTTCCTTATAACATTAATATACCTGCTACTAGAAATAAGTGAAGTAACTTCCTTTGAAAACCGTTCTCTGTCTACCGCAAGGGCTTTGCCTGCTGGCACTTTATTTCTCAAAGCCACCTGTAAAAGAACAGAACCAAGAGAAAATGCTTCTTCCTTTAACAATCCTCGTGGGTTCTTTAGTTCCATTGAGCCAAATGAATTGCTACAGACAATTTCCGCAAAAAAATCTGTTTTATGGGCCTCTGTTAATTTTTCGGGACGCATTTCATAGAGATCAACTTCTACGCCTCGTTTAGCAATTTGCAAAGCTGCTTCGCTCCCTGCAAGCCCTCCGCCAATAACATTTATTTTCATAGCGATTTTCTGAATCGCCCAGCTGTCCTTTTAATAAGCTGCTTAATTTCCATATGGGTAAGGATAGAAGCGAGTCTGCTAGGAGAAATAGCTGTTTCGTAAGCAATAGATTCTACAGTTTTAGCGTCATTATTTAAAACATCAAGAATTAAATTTTCTTCATCGGATAATCTCTTTTTCTTTTTTGTGTCTATCTCTATTTTATAACCGATATATTCCAGGATATCCGCAACGCATGTTACGGGAACCACCCCGTCCTGTATTAGTCGATTAGCCCCTCTACTTTTATCGCTTGTGATATCGCCAGGGATAGCAAACACATCTCTTCCCTGCTCCGCTGCAAGACGAGCGGTAATAAGAGACCCGCTGTGCTCAGCAGCTTCAACAACAAGAGTGGCAATCGATAAACCACTTATAATTCGATTTCTAAAAGGAAAGTTATACTTATGCGGCGCTGTACCAAGAGGAAATTCTGAGAGCAGTGCGCCACTTTTAATAATCTTTTTAGCTAAGCTTTTATTGGAAGATGGATAAATGCAATCTATCCCCGAGCCCAATACAGCAATAGTTCTCCCAGAAGCTGCAAGCGCGCCCCTGTGTGAGAGGGTATCTATGCCCTCTGCAAGCCCACTAACAACGGTTATACCCGCTGATGCAATTTCATTAGAGAAAGCCTCAGCAATCATTCGCCCATATGAGCTGCACTTCCTTGAGCCGACAATACTAATAGCATTTTCATCGTCATCGATAATATCTCCCCTCATATAAAGCACAATAGGGGGGTCTTTGATATCTCCTAGTCTTTTGGGATATTTTTGGGAATTAATAGTTAGTACTTCGATGTCTTCTTTCTCTGCGTTTTTAATCTCTTTTTCAGCATCACTATAAACTTTTGAAGATAGTGGCACAGTTATCCCGGATCCATTTTTATATTGATTAAGAGCAATGGTTATTAGCTTTTCACCATGTTTATTCCCCCGCAAAAGATTAAGTGCTACCCAAATTAATCTATCATCCATAACGATAATCAGTATAACTATTTGCATATTTTTTTCAATTTTATATAATATAAATTAACCTCCAGGGTAAGGTGAGTCATTAAAAAATGATGATTCCTAATCGGTGGTAAAAGGATTAAATCCTGAAGCCCACGAGTCCGCTAATGGACAGATCTGGTGAAAAACCAGAGCCGACAGTAAAGTCTGGATGGAAGGAGGAAAAAATGAAACGAACTAAACTTCGTAGTGTTATCCTTGCAGGCATCCTTGCAGCATTAAGCTTTGTATTGATGCGTTTCACGGAATTCCCACTCATTCCTGCAGCTCCATTTCTTAAAACCGATTTAGGTGACATTCCTCTCCTCATTGGTGCGGTATATCTCGGTCCATGGTATGGCGTTGCTATTGCATTTATAAAAAATCTTTTATTCCTTGCATCGGGTGGTGGCAGTGGTGGACTGCTTGGGTCAACTGTTAATTTTATCGCACTCGGCAGCTTTGCAATTGTGCTAGGCAGTATCGTTAAGAGAACAATAAATTTAAAAAGATTGTTGTTAGGCTTTACTGCAGGAACAGTAGTAATGGCTCTCGTAATGATCCCCGTAAATTTATGGGCAGTCCCCTTGTTTCTCCCCGGCATTACTCGCCCAGCTCTAATAAGCTACTTATTTAAAGTAAACCTTCCGTTTAACCTTATAAAAGGAGCATTGGATACAATTATCGCAGTTGTAACGCTCACTGCAATAAAAAAGAGAAACCTGAGTATATAAATTAAAAAAGGAGGAACATATGTTCCTCCTTTTTTCTACAAAACTATTTAAACTATTTAATGTTTAACAGCTTTTTCCAATGTTTCTTTAGCTTGATTCACTAAAACTTCGAATGCTTCCTGATCGTTAACCGCAAGGTCTGCAAGCATCTTTCGATCTATCTCTACGCCAGCTTTTTTTAAACCATCCATCAGTTTACTATAGCTCAAGCCGTACTCCCTTGAAAGCGCATTAATCCTTATAATCCATAAGCTTCTAAACTCTCTTTTTCTTTCTCTTCTGTGCACATATGCATTTTTCATTGCATGAAGAACAGCCTCATTTGCTCTTCTATATCGTTTAGAAGAAGCACCTCTATACCCTTCTGCTAATTTTAAAATCTTTTTATGTCTCTTCCTGGTTACGGAACCTGCTTTTACTCTCATAGCCAATCACTCTCCTTTCACTTTAAATACGGAACTAAAGGTTGAATATTTTTTAAATCTTTTTTAAGAACCTCTCTTTTTTGCAACTGTCTTTTCTTTCTTTTCATGCCCTTCTTTTCAAGGTGGTGACTATGACCAGCACCATAAGACACTATTTTCCCACTACCAGTAATTTTAAACCTTTTCGCTGCCGATTTCGTTGTCTTCATCTTTTTGGCCATCTTTATCTCTCCTTTCTTTTATTTTCTTCAAAGTTTCCTTGGTAGGTTCCATATAAAATATAAGATTTCTTCCGGCAAGTTTTGGCTCATGAACTAAATACCCGATATCTGAAAGCGCATCGATAATTTTATGTGCAAGTACAAAACCCTTATCTGTATAAGCCATTTCTCTTCCTCTGAACCAAATCTCAAGCTTCAATCTATTTCCATTTTCTAAAAACTTTCGAACTTTTCGATTTTTTGTATCAAGGTCATGCTTATCTATCTTCAACCTATAACGCATCTGTTTGACTTCAACTTTAGTCTGTTTTTTCTTCGCTTCTTTCAGCTGCTTATTCTTCTGATAAATAAATTTACCCAGATCCGCCAGCTTGCATACAGGTGGTTTCGCATTAGGAGAAATAGCTATAAGGTCATAACCGCGCTTCTCCGCAATCTCTAAAGCCTCACGTGAACTTACAATACCCATTTGGCTACCATCTTCATCAATAAGCCTTACTTCTTTCCATCTAATTCTTTCATTCGCAATTACATTTCGTTCTTTAATCCCATCACCTCCACAAAAAAATTATGGGCAGCACACGAGACCGCCCATATAAAATAATAATTTAATTTCGTTAAAACCTTCTCACAAGCCTCGAGCCGTTTAAGGTAAGAGTATAAACTCTTTTGCAAAATCATTATATAGTATATAAAAAATTAATCAATAGTTTTTTCCTTTATCTCTTGTTCAATTCTTTCGATAAACTCTTCAAGTTTTACTGCGCCAAGATTTCCTTTTTTCCTTCTCCTCACTGAAACAGACTCACTCTTCGCCTCTTTATCGCCAATAACAAGAATGTATGGCACCTTTTCCTTCTCGGCGTCTCGAATCTTTGCATTCATTTTTTCATTCCTGTTATCCAATTCGACCCTAATCTTTCTATCAACTAAAACATTGTAAACTTTTTTTGCATAGTCACTGTGAGCATCTGAAATAGTAACAATCTTTATCTGAACAGGAGCAAGCCAAACAGGAAATGCGCCAGCGTAATGCTCAATTAAAGTACCGAAAAACCGCTCTATAGAGCCCAAAACAACTCTATGTAACACAATAGGCTGATGCTCTTTGCCATCAGGCCCAATATAACTTACATCAAATCGTTCAGGTAAATTAAAATCGACCTGAACAGTAGGTCCTTGCCATTCTCTTCCCAGTGCATCAACAAGCTTTACGTCAATCTTTGGCCCATAGAACACACCTTCCCCTGGATCAACTTTATACGCAAGGCCAAGCTTTTCCACTGCCTTTTTCAACGCTTCTGTTGCAAGCTCCCATTTATCAAGAGTCCCCACATACTTCTCGGGACGCGTTGAAAGGTAAATATTATATTTTGTAAATCCAAATGACTCAATCATAAATTTAGTAAAATCAAGCACATTAATAATTTCATCTTCCAGTTGATCCGGCATTACAAAAAGATGGGCATCATCCTGAGTGAATCCCCTTACCCTAAGAAGCCCGTGCAAGACACCTGATTTCTCATACCTGTACACAGTACCAAGCTCCGCATAACGAATAGGCAAATCTCTGTAACTTCTTGTTTTTGTCTTATATATCATAATATGAAACGGACAATTCATCGGCTTTATCATATAGGAACCTTTATCAACTTCAATTGGAGAAAACATATTTTCCCTGTAAAAATCCCAATGGCCTGATGTTTGCCATATTTCTACCCTTGCAATATGCGGAGAACGAACAAACCCGTAACCCCTCTTTATATGTTCGTCTTGCCAAAAATCTTCCACTATTTTCCGTATCATAGCGCCTTTTGGATGCCAAAGAATAAGTCCAGGGCCAACATTTTCATTAATGCTAAACAGGTCAAGTTCTTTTCCTAATTTTCTATGGTCTCGTTGTTTAGCTTCTTCAAGGAAGCTTATGTATTCTTTCAACGCCTTCTTGGTAGCAAATGCCGTCCCGTATATTCTTTGAAGCATTTTGTTCTTTTCGCTACCCCGCCAATAAGCACCTGCAACGGAAAGAAGTTTAAAATACTTCGCATACCCTGTTGACGGGAGATGCGGGCCTCTGCAAAGATCCGTAAAATCACCTTGAGTATAAAGAGTAACGGTATCCCCAGGTAGCTCCTCCAATAATTCTACTTTATAAATTTCTCCTCGCTCTTTAAAATATTTAATTGCTTTTTCTTTAGTTGTTTCTTTTTTTTCAAAAACATAATCAGCTTCTACAATCTTATTCATCTCTTCTGATATGCTGACGAGATCTTCGGGGACAAAAGAATGGTCAAGATCAAAATCATAATAGAACCCATTTTCAATGGCAGGCCCTATTGCAAAATAAACTCCGGGAAAAAGATGCATGACTGCCTGGGCGAGGATATGTGCAACACTATGGCGAAGCACTTCCTCGCCGTCCTTTGAATCAATCGTCACAGGTTCAAGCTCTGTATTATCGATAATATTTGTCGAAAGATCTAATTTTGTACCACTGTTGGTTTTTGCGGCAATAACATTTTTATTTAACAAGTTCATTTGAGCAAAAATATCTTTCACAGAAACTCCTTTATCAAGAAGCAGTTTCTGATCATATACTTTAACCTCAATATTTTCTGACATTAGCCCTCCTGTAAAAACAAATGGTGGGCGATAGTGGAATCGAACCACTGACCTCTTCGGTGTCAACGAAGCGTTCTACCTCTGAACTAACCGCCCTTATTTATATACAGTTATACAAAATATTCGCTACTTGTCAAGAGTTTTCTCTAAACTCAAAAACGGTTAAAACGGTGCCTGGCACAAAATTAACCGTTTTTGACCACTTTTACTAATACAAAAGCCCCCGCTTTTGCGGGGGCTTAAAATTTACACTTCTAATATAAATACTATTATCTTTCGCCTATATTTGCTCTAAGCTTAGCAGCAAGTTCTTTAAGGCCATCTTCCGGAGAAATTTTACCGAGGTAAATTTTCTGAAGTGCTGCATTTACATCTCTCCTTGAGTTATTCCATGCAGAAATTGGAGGTTGCAAAACACAGTTTGCAAGTTGGTCATAACCAGCATGTACTTCCGGATGCTCCTCAAGGAATTCTTTCATCTCCGGAAGCTCAAGCGCAGATTTTCTAACAGGTAAGTAACCAGTCCCCATTGCCCATTGTGCAGTCTTTCTCGGAGAAGTAAACCACTTTACAAAGTCCCAGGCACCATCCTGTTGAGCTTGAGAGGAAGTCGAGCCAAATATAACAACATTTGTACCATACATAACAGAGTGTTGTCCTGCAGGACCTGCTGGCAAAGGTGCCTCGGCAAATTGGAATCTGCCGCCTACAGCTTTATTCATATAATAGTAACTGGCAACACTTGCAAAAGTAAATGCACATTTCTGATTACCATAATCACTTTGATAGTCGTACCCTGAGGTAATATGAACATACCCATTTTGCACCATGTCGTTCATTGACACCGTTGCATCGAGTGCTCCCGACGTTTTGTCAAACAAAACCTTTCTATTGTCTTTTGAAAGGACCTCTCCACCATATTCGTATACACGTGCATACCATAGATCTACTGAAGGAGAATAAGAAGCTCCCCATTGGCTGCCATCTTCTTTGGTAAGCAATTTGCATGCCTCTTCAAACTCATCCCAGGTCTTTGGAACGGCAATACCATTTTCTTCCAACATATCAACATTGTAATACATTACAATGTTGCTCTTATTAAAGGGAAGCATCCACATTTTGCCATCAGGAAGATACCCATTTGCCCACATATTTTCAAAGAAATCTTCCCTATCACTTTTCAATAATCCGTTTGCGCCATTAACAAATTTTTCTATCGGAGTAAGGTAGCCACCTGTAATATATTCCGCTACCCAGTTTTCATAAGCTTGTGTAAGAACAGGCGGGTTTCCTCCGGCAATAGCTGCGATGGTTTTCTGCTGCAACGGATTGTAGCTTGAAAACGGTGTACCCTGTATCTCTGTCCTTGGGTGAGTAGCATTATACTCTTTAATCAAATTGTCAAGAACCTCACCTTGTGTATAGTTCATCGCATGCCAGAAACTAACTTCCACTGGCTGCCAATCGGGAGAATGCTTAATCAAGACAGATCTCTCTGTTCCGCTCCATGTTACTTCCATCCCCAATGTTTCAGCAATAAATCTTACAGGTACCACAGTTCTTGATGTTTTTACAATAATAGTCGGTGCAGAATCAAGGTACACATCGTAACCATTAGCTTGAGCTTTTACATCGTCAATTTTTAATATAGCGATGTTTTCCCCCAACGTAATGGTAACTTTTCTCTCTTCGTTAGACCAACCTACTGTAGCTCCCATTGCTTCAGTCACAAAACGAATAGGCACCATCGTCCTATTGTTCATAATAACAGGCGGCTGATCCAAAGTCGTTGCCTTACCATTCACATAGGCCGTAGACTTATCAATGTAAATCTTAACAGCCGTCACATCTTCCGCATTGATTCTTGCCATAGGTACTAAAATTGTACCAACAAGAAAAATTACAACTACAAGTGCAATAATCTTTTTCATACAACACCTCCTTTTTATTTTAAAACAAGTACAACTAACCTTTTACTGCACCTCGCGCTATACCCTCTATAAACTGCCTCTGGAAAATGAGAAAGAGAATTAATATTGGAGCCGTTGCCATAGTAGAGGCAGCAGTCAACAATCCCCATTCAGTACCCTCTGAGCTAAGAAAAGAATTTAAGGCAACTTCAAGCGGCATAATCGCATAATCCGTTGCAACAATTAATGGCCAGAGAAATGCATTCCAGCTGCCTAAAAATACAAACAGAGCAAGTGTTAAAAGCGTGGGTTTCGCAAGGGGTATTGCAACGGAAAAGAAATATCTGCTAATAGAGCAGCCGTCTACCTGTGCCGCTTCCCATAGTTCGTTGGGAATTGTTTTAAAAAATTGCCTTGTAAGAAATATGCCGAATACACTAGCACACCAGGGTATAATCATTGCTTGATACGTATTGAGCCAGTTCAAATTTTTCAAAACCACATAATTGGGAATAAGAAGCATTTCGCCTGGAATCATTAGAAGGCCAAGTAATAAAATAAAAATTTTATTACGAAGAGGAAATTTAAGTTTTGCAAATGCAAAACCAGCAAGAGAAGAATTGAAAACAGAAAGTATTGTTGTAGTTCCGGCAATAAAAACAGTATTCCCAATATATCGCAACCAGGATATCCCACCGGGAGGATTATGCCACATGTCTATGTAATTTTTAAAATAGAAATCAGGTATAAGTTTCGGTGGAAAAGCAAACAATGTTTCTGGTCTATTCAATGAAGAAGCAACCATCCAATAAAATGGAAAAACGGTAAACACCAAAACAATAGTCAGAAGAGCATATGTAAGAACGTTAGATAATTTAACGTTCTTAAGCCACTTCATTTTCTTCTCCTTGAGATTATTCTCCTGCATAGAAAACTTTTCTCCCTGTAAATTTGATATTAAGCAACGTAAGTGCAAATATAAATATAAATAACATCACAGCCACTGCGCTTGCATATCCTGCTGCCCAATCTTCAAAAGCTTTAACATATAAGTAATAACCGGTTGTAGCAGTCGTGTAATAGGGTCCACCACGTGTTAAAACAAAAACAGGAGTAAACATCTTAAAAGCTCCTATCATAGAAATAATAAGAACAAAGAAGGTTGTCGGGGAAAGCATAGGCCAGGTAATATGCCAAAAAACTCCATTTGCGTTTGCTCCATCAATACGAGCTGCTTCTTGCAGTTCTGTCGGCACTCCTGTAAGTCCAGCCATAAAAAGAATTGTAGAAAACCCAATTGCATGCCAGGTAGTGTATATAACAAGTGAAATAAGAGCCGATGGAGAACCTAACAGCCACATAGATGTTGGGAAATGCAACAATCGCAAAAAAGAGTTTAAAAACCCATAACCAGGGTGGAACATCCACCTCCACACAATAGATGTTGCAACTAACGGTGTCACATAAGAAATAAAAATACCAAGCCTAAAAAAACCTCGGAATTTAATGGGACGCATAAGCAGTAAAGCTAAAATGAGCGAAATACTTATCTGTAAAGGCACACTCAAGGCAACATATTTCGCAGTAACGAGAACAGAACCCCAAAATTCAGAAGCATAGGGAGATTTGAAAAGAAGGTTTATAAAATTAGTTAACCCGATAAAGTGCTTTGGCCCAATCATATTCCAATCCAAAGTACTAATATAAAAGACAAATATTGAGGGGAAAATTACAAAGATTGAAAGAACAAGTACAGCAGGCGAAATAAACAGGTATCCAGTCAGGAACTCTTTAATAGTCCTTAGGCGTTTTCTTCGCTGTAGAACAACTTCCTCAGTCATTCCTGTCTCCTTTCAAAATATATTTCTATTATAGGCAATTAGTAAAATTTTGTCAACTGAACAAAAAATATTATAAATAAAATGAAACTGAATTCAACCCAATAACTGAAAAATTTAATAAGGTAATTTTAAAAATATTTACATAAAATTAAAAATATGCTAATATTGTAGCTATGGCACATACGATAAATATAAATTTTTTAGTTTTTATTGGTTTTGCTCTAATTTTTCAGCTTATTATGGGTGCAAACGATGGAGGAACACTTTTAGGGTCCATTGTGTCCTCTAATTTTATTCATCCGATATTTGCTGTAGTAATACTTTTTATAGGTATGTTTCTTGCACCATTCATTTTTGGCACAGCAATAGTAAAAACATTAGGAACAAAAATACTTCCTTTAGAATATATGAATATGCAATTACTTTACGGCACTCTAATTTCTACAATTATATGGGTCATCATAGCACAAAAAATAAAATATCCGGTAAGCATATCCTATGCATTTGTTGGCGCACTTATAGGCGGAGGAATAGCAACAAAATTTGCAGATAAAATAAATAGGCCCGAAGTGTATAAAATATTCGGAGCATTAATAATATCTATACTAATAAGCTTTGTTGCAGGATTTCTTTTGATAAAATTAATAAACTTATTATTATATAAAGCCGCCCCAAGAACATCTATGTATTTTAAAATACTGCAAGTTTTTACATCCGTGTTACTCGTTATGGGCTATGGAGCAAATGATGCAGAAAAAACACTGAGCTTAATATATATGGCAGCATATGTAACTCACACAAATATAGCAGCTAACGCTAAGGACCCATGGATTATCCTTGCTTTGACGGTCATATTTATAGCAGGTACTCTACTTCTTGGAGAAAATGTAGCTACTACTGCAGGCTTTCGCATTATGCGATCTAAACCAAAACAGACATTTTTTGCCCAACTAATTACATCCGCCACCGTACTATCCTTCACACGGATAGGGCTACCGATAAGCAGCACAGAAACATTAAATATGGGACTCATAGGCATAGGAACAGGAGAAAAGCCATATTCTGTGAGATGGAATGTAGTAAAGAATCTTCTTTTCGTTTGGATTATTACAATACCTGCTTCTATTTTACTTTCCTATGCTATTACTTTGATTTTAGAAAAAATGTTTTAAACTATATATAGGAGAATGAAAAAGAAAATGAAACTATGGAGTTCTATTTTTAAAAAATCTGATTCTTTTTATACCCTGATAAAAAAACAGGGAGATCTTACAGTAGAAGGAACAAACCTTCTTAATAAATTCATGGGTATAGATAAAAAAGTATCTGATCATGCTGTACTCAGACACGACTTAAAAATTAAGATTAAAAAAGTAGAAGAAGAAGGAGATAGGGCAAGAAGAGAATTAATTAATGAACTTAACAAAAGTTTCATTACGCCTTTTGATAGGCAAGATATATTTACTTTATCCAGTATAATAGACGACATACTTGACTATTCATTAAACACGGCTAAAGAAATGATAGAATATGATATCTATCCAAACTTTTACCTTAAAAAAATGATCGAAAAATTATCAAGAGGTACTACACATATTAATTACGCTGTAAGCAAGCTATCCAAAAACAAACAACTCGTAAACAATAATATCATTGCCGCCAAATCCATTGAAAATGAAATAGAGGAAACATATCGCGAAGCATTAGCTGAACTATTCGCAAATCCAGATTTTCATTATATCTTTAAAATAAGGGAAATATACAGACATGTAAGCAACTCCGCAGACAGAATCTCGGAGGCAGCAGAT
The Caldisericota bacterium genome window above contains:
- a CDS encoding ECF transporter S component; the protein is MKRTKLRSVILAGILAALSFVLMRFTEFPLIPAAPFLKTDLGDIPLLIGAVYLGPWYGVAIAFIKNLLFLASGGGSGGLLGSTVNFIALGSFAIVLGSIVKRTINLKRLLLGFTAGTVVMALVMIPVNLWAVPLFLPGITRPALISYLFKVNLPFNLIKGALDTIIAVVTLTAIKKRNLSI
- the infC gene encoding translation initiation factor IF-3, which encodes MKERNVIANERIRWKEVRLIDEDGSQMGIVSSREALEIAEKRGYDLIAISPNAKPPVCKLADLGKFIYQKNKQLKEAKKKQTKVEVKQMRYRLKIDKHDLDTKNRKVRKFLENGNRLKLEIWFRGREMAYTDKGFVLAHKIIDALSDIGYLVHEPKLAGRNLIFYMEPTKETLKKIKERRDKDGQKDEDNEIGSEKV
- the rplT gene encoding 50S ribosomal protein L20, with the protein product MRVKAGSVTRKRHKKILKLAEGYRGASSKRYRRANEAVLHAMKNAYVHRRERKREFRSLWIIRINALSREYGLSYSKLMDGLKKAGVEIDRKMLADLAVNDQEAFEVLVNQAKETLEKAVKH
- the dprA gene encoding DNA-processing protein DprA, producing MQIVILIIVMDDRLIWVALNLLRGNKHGEKLITIALNQYKNGSGITVPLSSKVYSDAEKEIKNAEKEDIEVLTINSQKYPKRLGDIKDPPIVLYMRGDIIDDDENAISIVGSRKCSSYGRMIAEAFSNEIASAGITVVSGLAEGIDTLSHRGALAASGRTIAVLGSGIDCIYPSSNKSLAKKIIKSGALLSEFPLGTAPHKYNFPFRNRIISGLSIATLVVEAAEHSGSLITARLAAEQGRDVFAIPGDITSDKSRGANRLIQDGVVPVTCVADILEYIGYKIEIDTKKKKRLSDEENLILDVLNNDAKTVESIAYETAISPSRLASILTHMEIKQLIKRTAGRFRKSL
- the thrS gene encoding threonine--tRNA ligase; amino-acid sequence: MSENIEVKVYDQKLLLDKGVSVKDIFAQMNLLNKNVIAAKTNSGTKLDLSTNIIDNTELEPVTIDSKDGEEVLRHSVAHILAQAVMHLFPGVYFAIGPAIENGFYYDFDLDHSFVPEDLVSISEEMNKIVEADYVFEKKETTKEKAIKYFKERGEIYKVELLEELPGDTVTLYTQGDFTDLCRGPHLPSTGYAKYFKLLSVAGAYWRGSEKNKMLQRIYGTAFATKKALKEYISFLEEAKQRDHRKLGKELDLFSINENVGPGLILWHPKGAMIRKIVEDFWQDEHIKRGYGFVRSPHIARVEIWQTSGHWDFYRENMFSPIEVDKGSYMIKPMNCPFHIMIYKTKTRSYRDLPIRYAELGTVYRYEKSGVLHGLLRVRGFTQDDAHLFVMPDQLEDEIINVLDFTKFMIESFGFTKYNIYLSTRPEKYVGTLDKWELATEALKKAVEKLGLAYKVDPGEGVFYGPKIDVKLVDALGREWQGPTVQVDFNLPERFDVSYIGPDGKEHQPIVLHRVVLGSIERFFGTLIEHYAGAFPVWLAPVQIKIVTISDAHSDYAKKVYNVLVDRKIRVELDNRNEKMNAKIRDAEKEKVPYILVIGDKEAKSESVSVRRRKKGNLGAVKLEEFIERIEQEIKEKTID
- the trmFO gene encoding methylenetetrahydrofolate--tRNA-(uracil(54)-C(5))-methyltransferase (FADH(2)-oxidizing) TrmFO is translated as MKINVIGGGLAGSEAALQIAKRGVEVDLYEMRPEKLTEAHKTDFFAEIVCSNSFGSMELKNPRGLLKEEAFSLGSVLLQVALRNKVPAGKALAVDRERFSKEVTSLISSSRYINVIRKEANKIPDGITVIATGPLTSASFLKTLGEALETENLYFYDAISPIVTAESLDMSRLFFAGRYGKGSDYLNAPLTKEEYEIFYNALVNAEQHLPHNFERGHFFDACLPVEEIAKRGKDSLRFGPLRPVGFDKKYFAVVQLRKENIEGSLYELVGFQTSLRYGEQERVLRLIPGFRNAEFIRFGSIHKNAYIKSSALLKDTLQLKKNPLVLIAGQLSGVEGYVESIATGLLSGINAIRIALKKDPISIPRNTLLGSLIHFIVDNPLDTPQPMRANFGLIPEGFLKINKSVRREKFIEESKRQIESLKDSL
- the rpmI gene encoding 50S ribosomal protein L35, with the protein product MKTTKSAAKRFKITGSGKIVSYGAGHSHHLEKKGMKRKKRQLQKREVLKKDLKNIQPLVPYLK
- a CDS encoding radical SAM protein, with translation MKTEDKVKKLYDLFSPCYLCPLNCGVKRKEGETGSCSAGNRLKISSYTIYKGEEPPLVGNVGAGAIFFSYCNLKCVYCQNYNFSQLFSGREISIGDLVNIMLELQNKGAANINLITATHFFPQIAEALSIAKSKGLTLPIVYNTSGYESVEVLQLLHGFIDIYLADFRYGTNASGERYSKVPNYVEITKAAVKEMYNQVGNLVVNDNGIAKKGLIVRHLLFPGGIEELRVVVDFVVNSLSKDVYFSLMSQYVPVYRAKEYPEINRKITREEFLLATRVVREAGITNGWIQYG